The Sphingobacteriales bacterium genomic sequence ACTCGGCTATTTCCTCAAAATCCTCCGCACCACTTACCACTGCACATAAACTAATAAGCAATATCTCAGGCAGGCTATACAACTTCTTGCGGTTTATACGAAAATCCTTTACTTCGGCGAAAAATTTAATTGT encodes the following:
- a CDS encoding transposase family protein, which encodes METIKFFAEVKDFRINRKKLYSLPEILLISLCAVVSGAEDFEEIAEYGRQNCLF